The region AAAACTTTGGCTAGTCTTCGTGGGTGCGCTAAATGTTGGTAAGATGAAATTTTGCTTTGATGAGCGTATCCAGACAAATGCGATGGCAAATTTTACACAAATTTATGAGTATGAAAATTTACACATCAAAAAGGGCGAGCGTCTTGGAAATTTCGAGCTTGGCTCAACTATCGTCATACTTAGCGAAAAAGATGCGATCGAGTACAATCTCTTTGAAAACAAAGAGCTAAAATTTGCTGAAGCGATCGGCAGGATAAAAGAGTAATTATAAGAATTTTACAAGGTAAAAACCTTGTAAAATTTAGACATTAAACCTAAAGTGCATCACGTCGCCATCTTGCACGATGTAGTCTTTACCTTCAAGTCTCATCTTACCAGCCTCTTTGGCTCCGTTTTCGCCGCCATGTGCGATGTAGTCATCATAGCTTATCACTTCAGCTCTGATAAAGCCTCTCTCAAAGTCATTGTGTATGACGCTTGCTGCTTTTGGCGCTTTCCAGCCATTTGTGATCGTCCAAGCCCTTACTTCTACGACGCCAGCGGTGAAATAGCTTATCAAATTTAGCTTAGCAAAAGACGTTTTGATGATCTTCTCAAGTCCGCTCTCGCTCGTGCCAAGAGATGCCAAAAACTCGTGAGCCTCCTCATCGCTTAGACCTATTAGCTCCTCTTCAACCTTGGCGCAAAGCTTGATCACCTCGTGATCTGAGGCTTTAGCATACTCTTTTAACGCTTTTACAAATTTATTATCTTCGCTAAGTCCCTCTTCATCGACATTTGCGCCATAAACTACCTCTTTAGCACTTAGAAGCCTTAGCTCTTTGTTGAGTGCTAAAAACGCCTCACTATCTCTTTGCTCAAAGCTGCTTGCGCTTTTGCCATCATTTAGATGAGCTAAAAGCAAATTTGCTATCTCAAGCGCCTCTTTAGTGCCTTTTGCATTTGCTTTTGCCTCTCTTGTGAGCTTTTCTATCTTTTTATTTAGCTGCTCGATGTCAGCTAGTATCAGCTCGGTTTGGATGATCTCGATGTCTCTTACTGGATCGACGCTACCCTCGACGTGAGTGATGTTTTCGTCTTCAAAGCAGCGAACGATGTGTAAAATAAGCTCGGTTTCTCTGATGTTTGATAGAAATTTATTGCCAAGCCCCTCGCCAGAGCTAGCCCCTTTTACAAGACCTGCGATATCGACAAATTCGATGGTTGAGTATTGAATTTTATTAGGACTTACTATCTTTGCAAGCTCGTTTAGGCGTTTATCAGGCACTGGCACGATGGCTTTGTTTGGCTCGATAGTGCAAAATGGATAGTTCGCGCTCTCAGCATTTTGTGCCTTTGTAAGTGCGTTAAATGTTGTTGATTTGCCCACATTTGGTAGGCCTACTATTCCAACTGAAAGTCCCATCAATTCTCCTTGCTAAGTGCTTGTAAAAAGTATAAATTCATCCTCACACCAGCCCCGCTCGCACCTGCTTGGTTGTATCCCCAAGCCTTTTCGCGGTATGCTGGACCTGCGATATCAAGGTGTAGCCACTTGTCTTTATACTCATCTCTGATAAATTTGGCCAAAAACATGCCAGCTGTGATCGCGCCGCCATATCTGCTTGAGGCGCAGTTGCTAACGTCTGCGATCTGGCTTTTGATGAGCTCGCTAAGATAAGGGTTAAAATCAAGCGTTGTCGCTAGCTCGCCGCTATCTTTTATCTTGCTTTTAAACTCGCTTTTTAGGCTCTCGCTGTTGCCCATGATACCTGTTGTGTATTCGCCAAGTCCCACCACGCAAGCGCCAGTTAAGGTTGCCATGTCGATTAGGATGTCTGGCTTAAAGTCTTGTGCGTAGCTTAGGCAGTCAGCCAGCACCAAACGCCCCTCTGCATCGGTGTTTCTCACCTCTATGCTAACGCCGCTTCTTGAAATAAGCACGTCATCAGGCTTGTAGGCATTTCCACCGATCATATTTTCAGTGGCACCCAAAATGGCGTGAATTTCAAATGGTAAATTTAGCTCCGCTGCACCTTTTATGATGCCAAGAGCTGCTGCTGCGCCGCTTTTGTCTGATTTCATAGTAAGCATATAATCAGCCGGCTTTAAGCTAAGGCCGCCACTATCGTATGTTAGCCCTTTGCCAACAAAGATGATGCGTTTTTTAGATTTTTTAGGCTTGTAGGTTAGGTGGATGAGCCTTGGTTTATGCACGCTTGCGCGATTTACCGCCAAAAATGCATTCATATTCTCTTTAGCTAGAAATTTCTCGTCATAGACCTCGCACTTGATACTTGCGTGGCTTTTGGCTAAATTTTGCGCGTCCTCGGCCATCTTTTGTGGTGTGTAAATTTCTGGGATTTCATTTACGATATCTTTTGTGAAATTTGTAGCACTTGCTATTATCTCTGCCTCTTTAAAGCCCTCATTTGCAGCTTTTAGATCGACCTTTTTGCCAGCAAATTCTTCAGTAGAAAAGATGATCTCCTTAAGGGTGTATTTCTCTTTTTTTTCTTTATACTTGTTAAATTCATAGCTTCCAAGCAAAAAGCCCTCAGCTAGCGCTTCAAAGCCTAGTTTCTGGCACTGCGCTACGTAAGAAGCTAGCTTTATACTCTTAATATTTAGCGATTTTAGCGCATTATAAGCTTTAGCGGCTGCAACTCTGAGCTCGTCAAGATCAAGCTTAGAAAGTGGCACGTAAGCCCTTTTTGACTCGCTTAGGATAAGGACGCTCTCGCCTTTGTAATTGTTAAATTTAATAGCCTCTTTATCGCTTATAAATTTATGTTTTAAGTCCTTATCAACTACGAAAATTAGTTCAATATCAGCTTTTATATCTTTTAATTTTTTATCAACTATTTGAAACTGCATGTCTTCTGTCTCTCCTTTCGTTTAAAATTTTATTTTCGATGCGCTTAAATGCATAGATCAAAAGCCCCATAAATATAGCAACGACTGGGATAGCGACGTACCAGTGCTCTTTTGCTTCTTGCAAAAGCACAAGTATATGCTCGCCAAGTATCCAAGCAGGTATGGTAGTGATCGCCGCCCAGCACCAAGCGCTAATTAAATTTATAAAGGCGTATTTTTTAGCGTCATAGCCGGTAAGTCCTATGCAAAGCGGTATGATTACACGAAAGCCATACATATAGCGTTGCAAAAAGATGATCGGCCAGCCGTATTTTTTCAGCATTATGTGCGCCACTGCAAATTTTCTCCGCTGCGTGTGAAGCCTTTTTGCGATGTATTTTTTATTGTAACGGCCAAGGTAGAAGTAAATTTGATCTCCCACAAAGCCTCCAAGTCCAGCCACAAAGATAGCAAGTGCGATGTGCATGTGCGTGGTGTGAGCGAGAATTCCAGCCATTATTAAGGCCATCTCGCCCTCCATGATACACCAGACAAAAAGTATGATGTAGCCGTACTCTTTAAGCAGTTCTATAAAAAACTCTTCCATTCTAAACCTCTAAAACGCTGTAAATTTTAGTAAGCGACTTTAGCTTTTCGCTACCTTTTAGATCGACTAGATCTATGAGAAAGCACGCTTCTACGCAGGTTGCGTTAGTTTGATTGATAAGCTCAACTGAAGCCTTTGCAGTGCCTCCAGTAGCTATGAGATCGTCCATCAAAAGCACTCTAGCGCCCGCTTTTTCTCCAAAGGCATCGATGTGAATTTGCACTTCATCGACGCCATACTCTAGGCTATATTTTTGAGAAAGCGTGATAAAAGGCAGTTTTTTTGGCTTGCGAATAGGCACAAAAGGCAGCCTTAGCCTTGCTGCAAGCGCCGCGCCAAAGATGAAGCCACGAGACTCGATGCCAGCTATGTAGTCAATCTTTGCGTCCTCATATCTAGCCACCAAATGATCTATCAAAAAGTTAAATGCCTCTTTGTTATTTAGTAGCGTCGTGATGTCGCGAAAGACTATGCCAGGCTTTGGAAAGTCATTTATGCAGCGAATAGAGTTTAGTAAAAATTCTTTGCCTTTTTGATCTAAAATTTTCATAAATTTCCTTAAATTTGAGGTTATAGTAGCGCTTCGATCTTGCCTTCAAGCTCACGAATGCGTTGTCTTAGCTTGTCGTTTTCTAAGCGGTACTGGGAGTTTCTTGTGCGAAGTGAGGTTACGTCGTTTTTAGTTTTGTTTAGCTCGTCTGTCAAGATGTCGATGTTGCCTAGACTTCGTTGGAGTTGGATCTGAAATTTTCTTATGACGACCTCGGTATCTTGGAGATTATTTTTCATAAAATCTTTTGTCGCACGCTCTTTTTTTAGAAGCGTTTTGAAGTAAAAAACCATGACTGTTAGGTAGATCGCAGCACAAACAAGAGCGGTAAAAACGATCCACTCGCCTATCATTTGCCTGCCTCAAGCTCTATTTTTTTGACTCTTCTTTCGTGTCTGCCGCCTGCAAACTCAGTCTTTAAAAATGCTTCAACCGCCGAGATAGCTACACCTGCGCCAATAACCCTTGCGCCAAAAGCGATCACGTTTGCGTCGTTGTGCTCTCTTGCAAGTCTAGCGGTAAATTCGTCGTGGCAAAGGGCACATCTTACGTTTTCGTGCCTGTTTGCAGCTATTGATATGCCTATGCCTGTGCCACAAACTAGCACGCCGTAGCAGTTAGGCTCAAGCTTGCTCGCTAGCAAATGCGCATAATCAGGGTAATCAACGCTATTTTTATCGTTTGTGCCAAGATCAACTACTTCGTATCCAAGCCCTTTAATAGCCTCTTTAAGCTCGTTTTTTAGCTCAAAACCAGCGTGATCGCTAGCTAAGAAAACTTTGTCTATCTTCATGAAAAGTCCGTTAAATTTTTTGTTGATTATAGTCAAAGTTGCATTAAAATAAAATTTTACTCTCAGCCAAAATGAAGCTATAATTTACCAAAAATTTAAAGGAGAAAATGTGAAAAAAGTGCTCTTTTTAGTGGCTTCTACGCTAGCCTTTGCAAATGAAAATCTAATAGAGATCTACACAGATCAAACCATCATCACTCAAAAATTTAGCGACGCAAATAGCTCTTTTAGCGCCTTTGTGCCAGAGGGCGTGCAGAGTGAGAACATCACTATAAACGGGGATTGTGACGCGAATGCTTATCTAAAAAAGATCAGCGAAGAAAATAGCCCAAGTTACATAAAATGGAAGCAAGAAGTTGCAAATTTAAATAACAAGCTTGAGGCGCTAAATGCTAGAGGTAGGTTTATAGAGCAAGCTTTGGTAGGAGAAAATAAAAGTAACGATGTGACAAAAAGAGCTGATGAGTTTTATAAATTTAGCCTAGAAAATATCGAGAAAATTTCAGCTGCTAAAAGTGAGCTTGAAGCGCTTAAAGAAAATGAGCCAAAGAGCGAGATGGCTGGATTTTTGCAGCTTGATATGAAATTTGCTTGCGACCCAAAAGAGGCGACGCTTTCATATATGGATGATGAGGCCCCAAAGACGCTAAATGAAATTTATGCAGACACAAAAAACAAAAATATCTTGATAAAACAAGAAATTTTACTAACCAACCCATTTGCCAGCGATGTTAAAAATTTAAAGCTCGCCATCTATCCGACCAGATATCAAAAGGCGCTTGCTCCAAGCAAGTTTTACCCTTGGTACGAGGAGAGCGAGGCGGAGGCTGATGATGGTTACGGCGCTTCGAAAAATATGCTAAGAGCCGCGAAAGTCGCCGCTGAGGTCGCTGATATGCGTGTGCAAAGAGATGAGAATGAGTTTGCCAAAATTTGGAAGATAGATGGGATAAATTTAGCAAAAGGCGAGAGCAAATATATAACTTACGACACGCAAAAAATGGATGCAAATTTTAGCGTTTTTGCTGATTTTTACGGCTCGCTAAAGGCATATAACGTAGCTAGCTTTAAGCTAAATGATGATCTAACTCCAGCTAAAACGCAGTTTTATGTTAATGGTGTGAGTGTTGGCAGTCCAAGCGAATTTGAGATGAAAGCTAAAGATGAGCCCGTGCAGTTATTTTTAGGACAAAATGAGCTAATCGAGCTTAAAAAAGAGCGCTTAAATAAATTTAAAAAGAGCTCGTTTCTTGGCAAAGAGCGCATAAGCGAAGAGGGCTATGAGATAAGTGTCAAAAATAACTCAAGTAAAAGTGTCGATGTCACCTTGGTCGATCGCGTGCCAGTATCTGCCGACGAGGCAGTAAAGGTCGAGATAAAGGGCTTTGATAAAAAAGATATCGGCAAAGATGGCAAGGTGGAGCTTAAATTTAGCCTTGCGCCAAAAGAGGAATTTAAAAAAGAGTACTCTTATAAGATCACAAAGCCAAAAATTTAGAGCAAATTTGCTCTAAATTTAGCCATTTATAAAGGCGCTTGCGATATCTAAAACGTATCTTGTCGGATAAAAGATAGTATCTTTTAAAGGCGAGACGAGGATGATGATAAGGATGACAAAGCCATATCGCGAGATGCCCTCAAGCTTCTCTGCCAGTGCGTGAAAACCAAAATTTCTAAGCGCGTACTGGGTCGCGTGAAAGCCATCGAGTGGCGGTATCGGATAGAGGTTAAAGATAGCTAACATCAAATTTAAAAGCGCAAGCGTAAATAAAAACTGAAGTAAAATTTCAAAGGTTTCTATATTTAATAAAGCCTTTAGCACAAAAAGTGACAAGATGCCTAAGATGACGTTGTAGCAAATGCCAGCTAGACTTACGTAGATAGCTGCCTTATAGCCGCCATTTCGCACGACTGTGTAGGTATTTACAGGCACTGGTTTTGCCCAGCCAAACATCATACCAGTGCTTAGATAAAGCACCAGTGGCACGATGATAGTGCCAACAAGATCGATGTGTTTTATGGGATTTATGCTAAGTCTGCCAAGATTTTTTGCTGTGTTGTCGCCAAATTTATAAGCGACATATCCGTGCGCGATCTCGTGACCGACTATGGCGATTACTAAAGAGATGACGATAGTGGCGACTTTTATGGGATCAAAATTAGTGAAGTCCATCAACTTCTCCCTCTTTTAGAGCTTGTTTTGTGAAAAACTCATCATTTTCTATCGTATCTACAAAGCGTCCGATACGCTCCCAGCGCACATTGTAGTTATTGTCCCAGCTAAAATATATAAACCAAGGCTGACCGACTATGTCCTTGTAAGCCACGCTTCCCCAAAAACGGCTATCGTTTGAGTGGTCGCGGTTGTCGCCTATCATAAAGTACTCATCTTTTGGCACTTTGACGTAAAAAGCGTTAAAGTTAAAATTTGGATTTTGCGGTAGTGAGCTAATTAGCGCTGGCTTCATAAAGACGTTTGATTTGTTTGTATTTAGCATGAAAACCATCTGCTCAAATAAATTTACATTTTCATCGTAGTGGATGCCGCTAAATCTATATGGCTCTTTTATGAAAAGTTTGCCATCAAGCTCGGCTATATCGCTACATGAGTAACCAAATTTACTCTCTTTGCCATTTAAATTTTCACGGCAGTTTGCCTTTATGAAGCTATCTCCCTCTTTTGGGCGTAGATAGAGGGCTTTTTCAGTAAAAACGATCTCGTCCTCGCTAGTTGCAAAGCAGCGCTTTACAAAGTGAGTTTTATCATCGTTTGGATAGCGAAATACGACTATATCGCCCCTTGCAGGACCATCGCCTGTGATGAGATGCCCATTGTCATTTAGCTCAGGTAAAATTTTTACCTCAAGCCATGGAATTCTTGGTGTTGGTATGCCATAAACATACTTTTTAGCAAATAAAAAATCCCCAACCAAAAGCGTGTTTTTCATCGAACCAGACGGGATCACAAAGGCCTGAGCTACAAAGAAAATGACAAGCAAAACGATGATAACCGTGCCTGTCCAGCTCGAGCAAAAGTCATAAAATTTAGTAAAAGCTCTCTTCATTATCTCACTCTTTAATTTTTAGCTATCTTTGCTTGTGCAGCAAGGATTGTGTTGTTTAAAAGCATGGCTATGGTCATCGGACCAACGCCGCCAGGAACAGGCGTGATATATGAGCATTTTGGTGCGACCTCGTCAAAATCCACATCGCCCACAAGCCTGCCATCATCAAGTCTGTTTATGCCCACATCAACGACTACTGCGCCATCTTTTACCATATCAGCCTTTAAGAAAAATGGCTTACCGATGGCAGCAACGATGAGGTCGGCATTTTTGCAAATTTCTTTTAAATTTTTAGTCTTGCTATGTGTCACAGTAACCGTTGCAGAGGCATTTAGGAGTAAATTTGCCATAGGTTTGCCAACGATGTTGCTTCTGCCGATCACCACCGCATTTAGCCCAGCTACATCTATGCCATACTCTTTTAAAATCTCCATCACGCCAAGGGGTGTGCAAGGCACGAAGCCGTCAAGCCCGCTAACAAGCTTGCCAACATTTACAGCGTGAAAGCCATCTACATCTTTTCGTGGATCGATCGCTGCTAGCACGACGTTTGTGTCGATGTGCTTTGGCAGTGGCAATTGAACCAAGATGCCATGGATGCTATCGTCTAAATTTAGCACGTTTATAAGCGCAAGTAGCTCGTTTTGGGTTGTATTTTCACTTAGACGGTGAGCCACGCTTTTTATGCCGTATTCGTTGCAGGCTTTCTCTTTGGCTCTAACGTATGTTTGAGATGCCTTATCTTCACCGACCAAGACGACGGCTAAGGTTGGCTCGACACCAAATTTCTTTAGCTCATCAGCTCTTACTTTTACGCTTTCTTTGACCTTTAAAGATACGGCTTTTCCGTCTAAAATTTTCATATTCGATCCTTACTTAAAAGCTTTTTTAATCACAAGGGTGGTATCATACCTAAAAATAAATTAAATTTTTAAAAGAGAGGTTTATGAGGTCTGTTTTTTTGATTTTGTTTTTTTGCGTGGCGATTTTTGGAGCTGATTTTATCACAAAGACCGAGTACGCCAAGATGCTCTACCTAAATCCGCGTGGCATAGGCTGTGATAAATGTCACGGCGCAAAGGGCGAGGGCAGCCTAATCTCTAAATACAAGCACTTTGACAAAAAGGCAAACAAAACGGTCGATGATGAGCTTAGAGCGCCAAAGATAAATGATATAGATTTTGAAAGCTTTAAAGCAGCTCTTACAAAGCCAAAAGGCGTCATGCCAAGCTACTTTTTGACAGACGAGGAGACAACCATCCTTTATGAATACATCACAAATCAGATGAAACCTCCTGCAAAAGCGGCAAAAGTAGCACCAAAAAATTTAGCTAAGCCAGCTGCACCTGTCGCTACGCAAAAACAGCCAGAACCTGCCAAAACAGCCCCAAGCGCAAAAGCAGTAGAGCCAGCCAAGAGCGCTCCTGCAAAACCAGCTGAGCCAGCAAAGCCAGCTAGCACGCAGGCACCAAAACCGCCAGTAAAACCAGCAACAAATCAAAAAGATAATCAAAAGACAAATTTAAAAACACAAAATCAAAAGGATAAAAAATGACAAATAAAGAGGCATTTAGTGAAGCTAAAAAATATATCCCAGGCGGCGTAAATTCACCTGTTCGTGCATTTGGTAGCGTTGGAGGCGAGCCTGTGATGATAGATCATGCAAAGGGCGCTTATCTATACGACGTCGAGGGCAAAAAATACCTTGACTTCATCCAAAGCTGGGGTCCGCTCATCTTTGGTCACTGCGAAAAAGATATCGAAGAAGCGATCATCTCTGCTGTAAAACAAGGCGTTTCTTACGGCGCTCCCTCTCCAAAAGAGACCGCTCTAGCAAAGCTAATATGTGATGAGTTTAAACAAATAGATAAAATTCGCTTCGTTAGCTCTGGCACAGAGGCTACTATGAGCGCTATCAGAGTGGCTAGAGGATATGCCAAAAAAGACGGACTTATCAAATTTGAGGGCTGCTACCACGGACACAGCGACGCACTTCTTATCAAGGCAGGAAGTGGTGCTACTACATACGGCAACGCTTCAAGCGGCGGTGTGCCACAGGATGTTGTGAAAAATACATTTTTAGCTATCTACAATGATATAGAGAGTGTAAAAGCCATTTTTGAGAACAATAAAGACAAAATAGGCGTCGTCATAATCGAGCCAATCGCAGGAAATATGGGGCTTGTGCCAGCTGATAAGAAATTTTTACGTGAGCTTAGAGAGCTTTGCGATAAATTTGGCGCCGTACTTATACTTGATGAGGTTATGAGCGGTTTCAGGGCTTCTCGCCTTGGCTCATATCCATTTCACGAAGTAGATGCCGATCTTGTCACATTTGGCAAGGTCATAGGCGGAGGCATGAACGTCGCTGCATTTGGTGGCAAGGCCAAGATAATGGACTGCTTAAGCCCAGATGGTGCTGTCTATCAAGCAGGCACGCTAAGTGGCAACCCAGTGGCGATGAGCGCTGGCATAGCGGCAATTTCAAAGATAAATAGCGACGTAAATTTATACGCTAGACTTGAAAAACTAGCGAAAAGACTAATGGAGGGCTTCAAAGAGGCAGCAAAAAGCGCTGGCATCACTATCCAAACTGAGGTTCGCGGCTCTATGTTTGGCTACTTTTTTACTGATCATGCTGTAAAAAACTACGATGATGCGCTAAAGAGCGACACAAAACTCTTTGCTAAATTTCACCAAGCGATGCTTAGACGCGGAATTTATCTTGCACCTAGCCAGTTTGAGACTGGATTTATCTGCGATGCGATGAGTGAAGCGGATATCGATCTAGCGGTAAATGCAGCTAAAGAAGCATTTTTGGAGATAAAAGCTTAATGGCAAAATTTAAGATAAAAGATATCGTAGCAGGGGCTGAGCAGCTAAGCCTTGGCATTTCAATCGTAGTTGCGATCTTGCTTGGCACTGGGCTAGGCTATCTTGTAAAAAAGGCTACAAATTTCACGCCAGCACTTTGGATAGGCTTTGCTATTGGCATCGCAGCTGCTATTTTAAATGTCTATAAAGCCTATAAAGCGCAGGTTAAAAGCCTAGATGAGCTAAAGGACGAGACTAGATATAAAGGCTACACAAAAGACGATGATGACGAGGACGATTAGCAGGCTTTTTATTTGCTACTTTGCGCTTTGGCTAGCCCTTAGCGTGGTTGGCAAATTTATATCAAATCAATTTTTTATAAGCTCGCAAATTTCATTTTTTGCCTCGCTTATCATCCTAACGGCTAGCTTTTTTGCCTATAAAAATCGCATAAACTCAAGGCTAGAAAATGCAAGAGAGGAAATTTTAGCCAAGATAGAAGAGGACGAAGAAGATGAAGAAATTTTGCCCCAGAATGAGCCAAAAGAATTTAGCCTAAAAGATGAAAAAGCAAGGCTAAAAAAGCAGAAATTTTCATTTAAAGATAGGAGTTTTGTAGCGGCTTTTATGCCATATCGCTTGGTTGCGTATGCGATGCTTTTTTTTGGATTTATATTTTTAAAAAATGAAAATTTACTAAACGTGCCTGGCTTTTTAGTGGGGCTTGCTCCGATGCCAATTGGAGCTTTTATCTTTGGGATAATGCAAAATAATTTGAGAAAGGACGCAGATGGCAAGTAGCTTTAGGATCATTCGCTCGATGGGGCCGCTATTTTTAGGCATGAGCCTACTTTTTATAGGCAATGGCCTAGTCATCGCATCTTGTAGCGCGCTTCTTAAGCAAAATGGCGTAGGCGAGCTTGCGATTGGAGTAATTAACACTGGATTTTTCATAGGAGCGTTAATTAGCACGATCACAGCGCACAGGGTCATCTCAACCACTGGCCACATCAGAGCTTTTGCTATCTTTTCAGCTATATTTGCAGTCTCAGCCATGCTTCACGCCATAAGCCAAAATTTGATCTTTTGGGCGATACTGCGAGCCTTTTTGGGATACTGCTACTACGCACTTTTGATGGTTATAGAGAGCTGGCTAAATGCTAAAATTCCAAACAAGATAAGATCGCGCGTCATCGCCTTTTACGAGTGCGTTTTCTACACGAGCTTTGGACTTGGAATTTTGATCTTAGCGCTTGATCTTAGCGCATTTGAAATTTTCATCATCAGTGCAGCTTTTATCATGCTCTCAAGCATACCTTTAAATTTAATCCGCATCAACCAGCCTCAAATCCCGCAGCGCCAACCCATAAACATCCCTAAAATTTTTGGCATCGTCCCGCTAGCCCTTGTGGGAGCGCTTGTTGCGGGGTTAGCGATAAATGGCTTTTTTTCTATGGCAAGCCTCTTTGTCTTGCTTCAAGGATATAGTGCAAAAGAGGCGTCATTTTTCATGACTATAGCGATGGCTGGAGGCTTTTTGGCTCAAACATTTATCGGAGGCTTTTCAGATAGATATGGCAGACGCCCAGCGCTCTTGCTTTGCAGCGCTGTGGCATTAGTTAGCGCAGCACTCTTTTTGCTAAATGGCTCAAATTTGATCATTCAATACATACTTTCATTTTTCTTTGGCGGCGGAATTTTTTGCACATACGGACTTTCGCTTGCTAGGGCAAATGATGAGATCACAGACAAGACAAAGAGCGTCCAAGTGGCACGCGCGCTACTTTTTAGCTACTCTTTTGCCTCGCTTTTCTCGCCGCTTCTTATGAGCTATGCGATGAAAATTTTTGGCGCATTTGGCTTTATCTATGTCTATTTGGTGCTTTATGTTGGGCTTATTTTGTTTGCACTAACGCAAAAGACCATACCACAGCACATGAGGAAAGAGTACAACGACAGGCTCGTTGCAAGGACGGCTGGCATCGCGACTATTCAGCAAAATGGCAATTTTGCCGATAGAGAAAATAAAAAGTAGAAAATGGACGTAGTAAATTCTCTAAACATATCAAACACCTCGGTTCAAACTGGGCAAAACGCCGCTCAAAACGCGCCTGTCCGTAAAAACGAGGGTTCGCTTTTTAAAAATCAGCCAGCTCAGCCAGCTGGGACGCCAAGCGAGCAAACCGTCTCAAATGCCCTTGATAACGTTGGCAAGCTAGTTGCAAGGGTACTTGATGATCTAAAAAGTGCTTCAAGTCTTAGCAGGGCTGAGCAAATTTTATCTCAGGCAAAAGACACCAAGATCGCTCCAAATTTAGCTAGCGAGCTCTCTGACCTTGCCAAAAGCTTAGAGGCTGAAGCTGCGCAAAACGAAAGCCCTGAGATAAAGAGCCTTGCTCTAAAACTAAAAGAATTTCTAAAACCAATAGCTGATCTTAAAGCTGGCTCACTAAATGATCAGATCAAAAACTCTGGCGTCATGCTTGAAGCAAATTTAAAAGATGCACTTACTCCAGAGAAGCTGCC is a window of Campylobacter concisus DNA encoding:
- the folD gene encoding bifunctional methylenetetrahydrofolate dehydrogenase/methenyltetrahydrofolate cyclohydrolase FolD, which codes for MKILDGKAVSLKVKESVKVRADELKKFGVEPTLAVVLVGEDKASQTYVRAKEKACNEYGIKSVAHRLSENTTQNELLALINVLNLDDSIHGILVQLPLPKHIDTNVVLAAIDPRKDVDGFHAVNVGKLVSGLDGFVPCTPLGVMEILKEYGIDVAGLNAVVIGRSNIVGKPMANLLLNASATVTVTHSKTKNLKEICKNADLIVAAIGKPFFLKADMVKDGAVVVDVGINRLDDGRLVGDVDFDEVAPKCSYITPVPGGVGPMTIAMLLNNTILAAQAKIAKN
- the hemL gene encoding glutamate-1-semialdehyde 2,1-aminomutase — translated: MTNKEAFSEAKKYIPGGVNSPVRAFGSVGGEPVMIDHAKGAYLYDVEGKKYLDFIQSWGPLIFGHCEKDIEEAIISAVKQGVSYGAPSPKETALAKLICDEFKQIDKIRFVSSGTEATMSAIRVARGYAKKDGLIKFEGCYHGHSDALLIKAGSGATTYGNASSGGVPQDVVKNTFLAIYNDIESVKAIFENNKDKIGVVIIEPIAGNMGLVPADKKFLRELRELCDKFGAVLILDEVMSGFRASRLGSYPFHEVDADLVTFGKVIGGGMNVAAFGGKAKIMDCLSPDGAVYQAGTLSGNPVAMSAGIAAISKINSDVNLYARLEKLAKRLMEGFKEAAKSAGITIQTEVRGSMFGYFFTDHAVKNYDDALKSDTKLFAKFHQAMLRRGIYLAPSQFETGFICDAMSEADIDLAVNAAKEAFLEIKA
- a CDS encoding AtpZ/AtpI family protein, encoding MAKFKIKDIVAGAEQLSLGISIVVAILLGTGLGYLVKKATNFTPALWIGFAIGIAAAILNVYKAYKAQVKSLDELKDETRYKGYTKDDDDEDD
- a CDS encoding MFS transporter; its protein translation is MASSFRIIRSMGPLFLGMSLLFIGNGLVIASCSALLKQNGVGELAIGVINTGFFIGALISTITAHRVISTTGHIRAFAIFSAIFAVSAMLHAISQNLIFWAILRAFLGYCYYALLMVIESWLNAKIPNKIRSRVIAFYECVFYTSFGLGILILALDLSAFEIFIISAAFIMLSSIPLNLIRINQPQIPQRQPINIPKIFGIVPLALVGALVAGLAINGFFSMASLFVLLQGYSAKEASFFMTIAMAGGFLAQTFIGGFSDRYGRRPALLLCSAVALVSAALFLLNGSNLIIQYILSFFFGGGIFCTYGLSLARANDEITDKTKSVQVARALLFSYSFASLFSPLLMSYAMKIFGAFGFIYVYLVLYVGLILFALTQKTIPQHMRKEYNDRLVARTAGIATIQQNGNFADRENKK